The following are encoded together in the Babylonia areolata isolate BAREFJ2019XMU chromosome 30, ASM4173473v1, whole genome shotgun sequence genome:
- the LOC143275623 gene encoding uncharacterized protein LOC143275623: protein MEKLIEDALNNESFGFRDTLEDCVFNKINSAKGGKGKGKKGCKKSSDDFDNDAIANRVAELLVPLLSSSLKIILEQSLKNILLTIVDAVTKQFNQDVEVLKKQNLLLQYKIDKQEQYSRRENVKIIGIPEQDNEDLEEEVSKVFQAAGCTIKPSEIAVVHRSGQRKTNSHNSTVSRGNAPAGRPVLVKFVSRRTKATLMEKRRALKETQEFKKVFINDDLTPLRSRLLHVAKRNEVVDRVSTTHDGRIRCVLKKTPGQTTNAKVVLIDNPDDLFHLGVDSVDFEALGLQHVVG from the coding sequence ATGGAAAAACTCATTGAAGATGCACTCAACAACGAAAGCTTTGGTTTTCGTGACACTCTGGAAGATTGTGTGTTTAACAAGATAAATAGTGCAAAGGgtggcaaggggaaggggaagaaaggttgTAAAAAGTCCAGTGACGATTTTGACAATGACGCAATTGCTAATCGTGTCGCAGAGCTGCTCGtcccgttgttgtcgtcatcgttaaaaattattttggaacaaagtctaaagaacattttattaactattgtcgatgctgtcaccaaacagtttaatcaagacgttgaggtgttgaaaaagcaaaacctccttcttcagtacaaaatagacaaacaagaacaatacagccgacgagagaacgttaaaatcatcggcattccagaacaagacaacgaggacctggaggaggaagtcagtaaagtcttccaggctgcgggctgtaccatcaagcccagtgaaatagctgttgtccacaggtctggccagaggaagaccaacagCCACAACTCCACTGTTTCCCGTGGCAACGCTCCCGCTGGCCGACCTGTGCTGGTGAAATTTGTGTCTCGGCGGACAAAGGCGACGCTGATGGAGAAGCGACGTGCCCTGAAAGAGACCCAGGAGTTCAAGAAAGTCTTCATCAACGACGACCTGACTCCTCTCCGCTCCAGACTGCTACACGTGGCAAAGCGCAACGAGGTAGTTGACAGGGTGTCGACAACGCATGACGGTCGGATCCGCTGTGTCCTCAAGAAGACGCCGGGCCAAACTACAAACGCTAAGGTCGTCCTGATTGACAACCCTGATGACCTGTTCCaccttggtgtggacagtgtagactttgaagctttgggtcttcagcatgttgtgggatag